A genomic stretch from Sulfurimonas sediminis includes:
- a CDS encoding GGDEF domain-containing protein: MAGGLKSKVQKNSNAKTTVIKKLDLESSSSDIEIYAKEVLNALIADNLPPTPNNFSLYFDRLLEDKSENLRKQIHSILELEENNDDENTIVLEQNLKQGFSSIKHILTVTANLYKNMSLMIKILEKRKKELSNVPSEKEAVNIIGILEGDVSKLNSILKTQSSQMKTIYDDTAKIVKNVENETIFDNQFGVYNKRYLLTKIEQEIGLIKEFNHKSSLIMIELSRELKKSVNNDKAILLMTRTIARLLLKTSRRSDIVAHYGNGVFAMLLKHTDIESAQKASERLSDLVSNSNFFLADREIHLKISIGVTDVNPENSVEEIVVSAMDGIQKAYEDKNSDYAVSLRS; this comes from the coding sequence ATGGCAGGTGGATTAAAATCAAAAGTACAGAAAAACTCTAATGCAAAGACAACTGTCATAAAAAAACTGGATCTTGAGAGTTCTTCGAGTGATATCGAAATTTATGCAAAAGAGGTTTTAAACGCACTTATTGCAGACAATTTACCGCCTACTCCCAATAACTTTTCACTCTATTTTGACAGACTTCTAGAAGATAAAAGTGAAAACCTTCGCAAGCAGATACACTCTATTTTGGAACTTGAAGAAAACAATGATGATGAAAATACTATTGTTTTGGAACAAAATCTTAAACAGGGTTTTAGTTCCATCAAGCATATTCTTACTGTAACAGCCAACCTGTACAAAAATATGTCTTTAATGATAAAAATTTTAGAAAAAAGAAAAAAAGAGCTCAGTAATGTACCTAGCGAAAAAGAGGCTGTGAATATAATTGGCATTTTAGAGGGGGATGTTTCCAAACTAAATTCTATTTTAAAAACACAAAGTTCTCAAATGAAAACAATCTATGATGATACAGCTAAAATTGTTAAAAATGTTGAGAATGAGACAATATTTGACAATCAATTCGGAGTTTATAACAAACGGTATCTGCTTACAAAAATTGAGCAGGAAATTGGGCTTATTAAAGAGTTTAATCATAAGAGTTCCCTTATTATGATAGAACTTTCTCGTGAGCTCAAGAAAAGTGTCAACAATGATAAGGCAATTTTGCTGATGACCAGAACAATTGCAAGACTGCTTTTAAAAACTTCAAGACGCAGCGACATTGTGGCACATTACGGGAACGGAGTCTTTGCAATGCTGCTCAAGCATACAGATATAGAGAGTGCCCAAAAGGCAAGTGAGCGACTGAGTGATTTGGTTTCAAACTCTAATTTCTTTTTAGCAGACAGAGAAATCCATCTAAAAATTTCTATCGGTGTGACAGATGTAAATCCTGAAAATTCTGTTGAAGAGATTGTAGTAAGTGCAATGGATGGTATCCAAAAAGCGTATGAAGATAAAAACAGTGATTATGCTGTCTCATTAAGATCATAA
- a CDS encoding glucosaminidase domain-containing protein has translation MIKFVFMLCLSSSLLVLSDECLVIKKSKKKTATHQLSVKEKKKRFLMLLVPVVRKVHNELMQRYERIAKDIANKENREEIEFLKKKYKATSDEDLLARLKPHPVSITLAQAAVESAWATSRFFKEANNVFGMWSSNANEKRIAAGKKRGGAQTIWLRKFDTLEDAIRAYFEMIATGKAYNKFRQLRLEYDDPYKITQGLDKYSEMGEDYTKVLNQVIKFNHLTKYDR, from the coding sequence GTGATAAAATTTGTATTTATGTTATGCCTAAGCTCATCTTTACTTGTCTTGAGTGATGAGTGTCTTGTCATCAAAAAGAGCAAGAAGAAAACAGCTACACATCAGCTGTCGGTAAAAGAGAAAAAAAAGAGATTTTTGATGTTGCTGGTTCCTGTTGTGCGTAAAGTGCATAATGAACTGATGCAAAGATATGAACGAATTGCAAAAGATATCGCGAATAAAGAAAACAGAGAAGAGATTGAGTTCTTGAAAAAAAAATATAAGGCGACAAGTGATGAGGATTTGTTGGCACGTTTGAAACCGCACCCTGTAAGCATTACATTGGCCCAGGCTGCTGTGGAAAGCGCATGGGCTACTTCGAGGTTTTTCAAAGAGGCAAACAATGTTTTTGGAATGTGGAGTTCTAATGCAAATGAAAAACGTATTGCCGCAGGTAAAAAAAGAGGTGGTGCACAAACGATATGGCTAAGAAAATTTGATACACTGGAAGATGCTATACGTGCCTATTTTGAAATGATTGCAACAGGAAAGGCATATAACAAGTTTCGTCAACTGCGTTTAGAGTATGATGATCCCTATAAAATAACGCAGGGTCTGGATAAGTATTCTGAAATGGGAGAGGACTACACAAAAGTGTTAAACCAGGTGATTAAGTTTAATCATTTAACGAAATATGATCGTTAA
- the glmM gene encoding phosphoglucosamine mutase: protein MKLFGTDGVRGEAGSFLSASVAMKVAMAAGIYLKSSAVTNKILVGKDTRRSGYMIENAIVSGLTAIGYDVIQVGPMPTPAIAYITENMRCDAGIMISASHNSFEDNGIKFFNAHGDKFSCETEIEIENIYFNEKLINKSQVTGKAIGKAKRIDDVIGRYIVQLKNSFPVHMTLQGMRIVLDTANGAAYKVGPTVLEELGAEVIVLHDKPNGFNINEDCGALHTKDLCKSVVRYRADLGIALDGDADRLVVVDETGEAVDGDHLLGALGVYLHEQNKLKGGGVVTTVMSNQGLEDYMSENGLKLFRSDVGDKHVLEIMKKQGINFGGEQSGHIIFSDFAKTGDGLVATLQVLALLIDKNKKASELLRPFPLYPQKLVNLHVKKKKPLSEIASLDEKLLALEAKGIRHLIRYSGTENKLRVLLECKEADIMNEKMNEIVEFFKKVLNE from the coding sequence ATGAAACTATTTGGTACAGACGGCGTAAGAGGTGAGGCAGGTTCTTTTTTAAGCGCTTCGGTTGCTATGAAAGTGGCTATGGCTGCGGGGATTTATTTGAAATCATCGGCAGTGACCAATAAAATACTTGTAGGAAAAGATACACGCAGAAGCGGCTACATGATAGAGAATGCTATTGTGAGCGGATTGACGGCTATTGGGTATGATGTCATTCAGGTTGGTCCTATGCCTACACCGGCCATAGCATACATTACAGAAAATATGCGCTGTGATGCCGGGATTATGATTTCGGCTTCACACAACTCTTTTGAAGATAACGGGATTAAGTTTTTTAACGCACACGGAGATAAATTTTCATGTGAGACAGAAATAGAGATAGAAAACATCTATTTTAACGAAAAGCTTATAAACAAGTCACAAGTCACGGGAAAAGCAATAGGCAAGGCAAAGCGTATTGATGATGTCATAGGACGATATATAGTACAACTGAAGAACTCTTTTCCTGTGCATATGACATTGCAGGGAATGCGTATAGTGCTTGACACGGCAAACGGTGCAGCTTATAAAGTAGGCCCGACTGTTTTGGAAGAACTTGGTGCTGAGGTAATAGTACTGCATGACAAACCAAACGGTTTTAACATTAACGAAGACTGTGGTGCTTTGCATACAAAAGATTTATGCAAGAGTGTTGTTAGATATAGAGCTGATCTGGGAATAGCGCTTGACGGTGATGCTGACAGGCTTGTGGTCGTAGATGAAACAGGAGAAGCAGTAGATGGTGACCATCTTCTGGGAGCACTTGGCGTTTACCTCCATGAGCAAAACAAGCTTAAAGGTGGAGGAGTAGTAACTACCGTTATGAGTAATCAGGGGCTTGAAGATTACATGTCAGAAAATGGTTTGAAACTTTTTCGATCAGATGTCGGAGACAAACATGTTTTGGAAATTATGAAAAAGCAGGGAATTAACTTTGGCGGGGAACAAAGCGGACATATTATATTTAGTGATTTCGCAAAAACCGGAGACGGACTTGTAGCAACACTTCAGGTGCTTGCTTTATTGATTGATAAAAATAAAAAAGCTTCAGAGCTTTTACGGCCATTCCCTTTATATCCGCAAAAACTTGTGAACTTACATGTAAAGAAAAAAAAGCCTTTAAGCGAAATAGCTTCTTTGGATGAAAAGTTGCTTGCTTTAGAAGCGAAAGGAATACGGCATTTGATTCGCTATTCAGGGACAGAAAATAAACTGCGGGTTCTTTTGGAATGTAAAGAGGCTGATATCATGAATGAAAAAATGAATGAAATAGTAGAATTTTTTAAAAAAGTGCTCAATGAATAA
- the clpP gene encoding ATP-dependent Clp endopeptidase proteolytic subunit ClpP, with the protein MSYIPYVVEKTGRGERSYDIFSRLLKDRIVMLSGEVNDAVASTIVAQFLFLEAEDPEKDIYFYINSPGGVVTAGMAIFDTMNYIRPHVATICIGQAASMGAFLLSSGEKGKRYALPHARIMIHQPLGGAQGQATDIAIQAEEILRMKKELNAILAKNTGQSIETVEQDTDRDNFMSAAEAKEYGMIDEVLVKNDKE; encoded by the coding sequence ATGAGCTATATTCCTTATGTAGTGGAAAAAACAGGACGCGGTGAGCGTTCTTATGATATTTTTTCCCGTCTTTTAAAAGACAGAATTGTTATGCTCAGCGGAGAGGTAAATGATGCTGTGGCCTCTACTATAGTTGCACAGTTTTTGTTTCTTGAAGCAGAAGATCCTGAAAAAGACATCTATTTTTATATTAACTCTCCCGGCGGAGTTGTAACTGCGGGAATGGCTATTTTTGATACGATGAACTATATTCGTCCGCATGTGGCCACTATCTGTATCGGACAGGCTGCGTCCATGGGTGCATTCTTGCTCTCGAGTGGTGAAAAAGGCAAACGCTATGCACTCCCTCATGCAAGAATTATGATACACCAGCCTTTAGGCGGTGCGCAGGGTCAGGCAACTGATATCGCAATTCAGGCAGAAGAGATTCTTCGCATGAAAAAAGAGCTCAATGCAATATTGGCAAAAAATACCGGGCAAAGCATTGAAACAGTTGAACAAGATACAGATCGTGATAACTTTATGAGTGCTGCAGAAGCAAAAGAGTATGGCATGATTGATGAAGTTTTAGTGAAAAACGACAAAGAATAG
- the tig gene encoding trigger factor yields MEIKANKINGANAQIEATISRDELNEKTEKIAKQLSKTANVQGFRKGKVPVAIIKKQYGEKLVEDAEAEALREVLAKGLTELNIDSVSLIGEPTISKFEKSDDKIEVAVKVAMRPEINLENVKSFVPDFEKPEVTDEEVEERIKEIAENQAPLVDIKRNRKMKEGDTAVIDFEGFIDGKAFEGGAAENFELKLGSGQFIPGFEDQLIGVKRDEEVTINVTFPENYGSDTLAGKDAEFKVKVNGVKVKDEVVIDDELAKKLLPGEEDATLEKLKEEVKKALEQEKLAKLYNDELKPKLLETLVEKIDFDLPEFVVDQEIDMAVNKKASQMSEDEIKELRENPEKLNELRESFRDDAIKSVKATFIIDALAQEMGIKVEEQEVMQTIYYEAMQMGQDPQKAYEHYKEAGYLPAIQMSMVEDKVLTALLNEKSEA; encoded by the coding sequence ATGGAAATCAAAGCAAACAAAATTAATGGTGCAAATGCTCAAATTGAAGCAACAATCTCAAGAGATGAGCTGAATGAAAAGACAGAAAAAATTGCGAAACAACTCTCTAAAACTGCGAATGTTCAAGGTTTCCGTAAAGGGAAAGTTCCTGTTGCTATTATCAAAAAGCAATACGGTGAAAAACTTGTTGAAGATGCTGAGGCGGAAGCACTTCGTGAAGTGCTTGCAAAAGGCTTGACAGAGTTAAACATTGACAGTGTATCTTTGATTGGTGAGCCGACCATTTCTAAATTTGAAAAAAGTGATGATAAGATTGAGGTAGCCGTAAAAGTAGCTATGCGTCCTGAAATAAATTTGGAGAATGTAAAATCTTTTGTTCCTGATTTTGAAAAACCTGAAGTGACAGATGAAGAGGTTGAAGAGAGAATTAAAGAAATCGCTGAAAATCAGGCGCCTTTGGTTGACATCAAGCGTAACCGTAAAATGAAAGAGGGTGATACTGCTGTTATTGACTTTGAAGGTTTTATAGACGGAAAAGCTTTTGAAGGCGGTGCTGCAGAGAATTTTGAGCTTAAACTCGGTTCGGGACAGTTTATCCCGGGATTTGAAGATCAGTTGATTGGTGTAAAAAGAGATGAAGAAGTTACAATCAATGTGACTTTTCCTGAAAACTACGGTTCAGACACACTTGCAGGAAAAGATGCCGAATTTAAAGTAAAAGTAAACGGTGTTAAAGTAAAAGATGAGGTTGTTATAGATGATGAGCTTGCAAAAAAACTGCTTCCCGGTGAAGAAGATGCAACTTTGGAAAAATTAAAAGAAGAAGTAAAAAAAGCACTTGAGCAGGAAAAACTTGCAAAACTTTATAATGACGAACTAAAACCAAAGCTGCTTGAGACTTTAGTAGAAAAAATTGATTTTGATTTACCTGAATTTGTTGTTGATCAGGAAATTGATATGGCTGTCAACAAAAAAGCATCGCAGATGAGTGAAGATGAAATTAAAGAACTGCGTGAAAACCCTGAAAAACTCAACGAGCTTCGTGAAAGTTTTCGCGATGATGCAATAAAAAGCGTCAAAGCGACATTTATTATAGACGCATTGGCGCAGGAAATGGGTATAAAAGTAGAAGAGCAGGAAGTTATGCAGACTATTTACTATGAAGCAATGCAAATGGGTCAAGATCCTCAAAAGGCTTATGAGCATTATAAAGAGGCAGGCTATCTTCCGGCAATTCAAATGTCAATGGTGGAAGACAAAGTGTTGACTGCTCTCTTGAATGAAAAGTCAGAAGCGTAA
- the lspA gene encoding signal peptidase II, with protein MNNSNKMLRLSAILLFSLAGVFIIDQNIKSLFVEGFRYYTECIDLILVYNKGVAFSMFAFLNEYLKYIQLLLVSGVLAYVLYLKKLCYALPAGILLGGAFSNIYDRFVHEGVVDMVYWHCGFNFAVFNFADVMIDFAVLWLLILNFKPNLCKN; from the coding sequence ATGAATAACAGTAATAAAATGTTACGCCTCTCAGCGATATTGCTCTTTAGTCTCGCAGGTGTATTTATCATCGATCAAAATATTAAAAGTCTCTTTGTTGAGGGCTTTCGTTACTATACTGAGTGTATAGATCTGATACTTGTTTACAACAAGGGTGTTGCATTTTCAATGTTTGCATTTTTGAACGAGTATTTAAAGTATATTCAGCTTTTGCTTGTAAGTGGTGTTTTGGCATATGTACTATACCTCAAAAAGCTATGTTACGCTTTACCCGCAGGAATACTTCTTGGAGGGGCATTTTCCAATATTTATGACAGATTTGTTCATGAGGGTGTTGTAGATATGGTCTATTGGCACTGTGGATTTAATTTTGCTGTTTTCAATTTTGCAGATGTGATGATAGATTTTGCCGTTTTATGGCTGCTTATTTTAAATTTCAAACCAAATTTATGCAAAAATTAA
- a CDS encoding YifB family Mg chelatase-like AAA ATPase, which produces MKKVRCATYEGIDAKVVDVESTLTKGLPSFSIVGMASTAITESKERVKSALLSNDFSFPPKRITFLLAPSELAKSGSQFDLSMALLILLNESDADLNGWFVFGELGLDGKVKENIQLYPLILSLANQGLISQAVVPYESLQKLSKIPNVSFYGVKSLNEAVSLLKNQENATPNIEQSEIGYPYYQLEAQRFYYTKEYAEDFIDVKGQEIAKRAALIAAAGFHNIIFEGSPGCGKSMIANRLRYILPPMTENEILDVAKLEVLEGYEPQFKPHRTLKNPHHSSTPASIFGGGSHKAKIGEVGLANNGILFFDELPHFSKAVLESLREPMQDGKIRISRVNSKVEYPAKFLFIGAMNPCPCGNLLDSHKECRCSDLEIQKYKNRLSEPFLDRIDLNVVMQHVNANDRPSFSSKEMHKTVIEAHIFCQKRGQKEFNAHLSDKDLERFCKMDNASNTILQTAIERFALSFRSIKKIQKVARTIADLSQSVLIEKEHMLEALSYRRR; this is translated from the coding sequence ATGAAAAAAGTTCGCTGTGCAACATATGAGGGAATAGATGCCAAAGTCGTTGATGTGGAATCAACCTTGACGAAAGGGCTGCCGTCGTTTTCTATAGTAGGGATGGCATCTACTGCTATTACAGAATCAAAAGAGCGGGTAAAATCTGCACTCCTGAGCAATGATTTTTCTTTTCCTCCCAAAAGAATTACTTTTCTTCTGGCTCCGTCTGAACTTGCAAAATCGGGTTCACAGTTCGATTTGAGTATGGCTCTGCTTATACTTTTGAATGAGAGTGATGCGGACTTGAACGGCTGGTTTGTTTTTGGTGAACTGGGGCTTGACGGAAAGGTAAAAGAAAATATTCAGCTCTACCCTTTAATTCTTTCTTTGGCAAATCAGGGGCTTATATCGCAAGCTGTTGTGCCGTATGAATCACTGCAAAAGCTGTCAAAAATTCCAAATGTTTCATTTTACGGAGTCAAAAGTCTCAATGAGGCTGTCAGTCTTTTGAAAAATCAGGAGAATGCAACGCCAAATATAGAACAAAGTGAAATTGGCTATCCGTATTATCAGTTAGAGGCACAAAGGTTTTATTATACAAAAGAGTATGCAGAAGATTTTATTGATGTCAAAGGACAGGAAATTGCCAAAAGAGCGGCTTTAATAGCTGCGGCAGGGTTCCATAATATTATTTTTGAAGGCAGCCCCGGATGCGGGAAGAGTATGATTGCAAACAGACTCCGTTATATTCTTCCGCCCATGACAGAGAATGAAATTCTGGATGTTGCCAAGCTTGAAGTTTTAGAGGGGTATGAGCCACAATTCAAACCTCACAGAACACTAAAAAATCCACATCACAGTTCTACACCGGCAAGCATTTTTGGCGGGGGCAGTCATAAGGCTAAGATTGGAGAGGTAGGGCTTGCAAACAACGGTATACTGTTTTTTGATGAATTACCACATTTTTCAAAAGCTGTTTTGGAATCACTCAGAGAGCCAATGCAGGATGGAAAAATAAGAATTTCAAGAGTGAATTCTAAAGTGGAGTATCCTGCCAAATTTTTATTTATAGGCGCCATGAATCCTTGCCCATGCGGAAATTTATTAGATTCACACAAAGAGTGCAGGTGCAGTGATTTGGAAATACAAAAATACAAAAATCGTCTCTCTGAACCATTTTTGGACAGAATAGATTTAAATGTGGTCATGCAACATGTAAATGCAAATGATCGTCCAAGCTTTTCATCAAAAGAAATGCACAAAACGGTTATTGAAGCACATATATTTTGCCAAAAACGTGGGCAAAAAGAGTTTAATGCGCATCTTTCAGATAAGGATCTGGAGAGATTTTGCAAAATGGACAATGCATCCAATACAATACTTCAGACTGCCATAGAAAGATTTGCCTTGTCATTTAGAAGTATAAAAAAAATTCAAAAAGTTGCTCGGACAATAGCAGATTTGTCTCAATCCGTTTTGATTGAAAAAGAACATATGCTTGAGGCTCTTTCATACAGAAGAAGGTAG
- the rpsT gene encoding 30S ribosomal protein S20 has protein sequence MANHKSSIKRIRQTLVRTERNRFYRTRLKNIVKAVSSAVEAGNKEEAQAAFKVANQQIHKFVSKGILKKETAARKVSRLHKSVNAI, from the coding sequence ATGGCAAATCACAAGTCATCAATTAAGAGAATTCGCCAGACACTCGTTCGTACTGAACGTAATCGTTTCTACAGAACTCGTCTTAAAAATATCGTAAAAGCAGTTAGTTCAGCAGTTGAAGCTGGTAACAAAGAAGAAGCACAGGCAGCATTTAAAGTTGCAAACCAGCAAATTCACAAATTTGTAAGCAAAGGTATCTTAAAAAAAGAGACTGCTGCAAGAAAAGTAAGCCGTCTACACAAATCTGTAAACGCAATATAA
- the def gene encoding peptide deformylase, translating into MKLTIVEYPDKRLREKSCEVKEFDDSLHELLDAMNPLMISTNGIGLAAIQVGHPIRALILNIPDEEGEQPPENLLEIINPVMTHKSGETTYQEGCLSVPQFYEDIKRYENIIINYQDRYGNTKTLEADGLLAIAIQHEMDHLEGILFIDKLSYARRKKFEKEYKKMQKERKNSK; encoded by the coding sequence ATGAAGTTAACTATAGTAGAATATCCGGATAAAAGACTGAGAGAAAAATCTTGCGAAGTCAAAGAGTTTGATGATTCTTTACATGAATTGCTTGATGCCATGAACCCTTTGATGATAAGCACAAACGGTATAGGTCTTGCGGCGATTCAGGTAGGCCATCCGATTCGAGCTCTTATTTTAAATATTCCTGATGAAGAGGGTGAACAGCCCCCTGAAAACCTGCTTGAAATTATCAATCCGGTTATGACGCATAAAAGTGGAGAAACAACCTATCAAGAGGGTTGCTTGAGTGTTCCCCAGTTCTATGAAGATATTAAGCGATATGAAAATATTATTATAAATTATCAAGACAGATATGGGAACACAAAAACACTCGAAGCAGATGGGCTTTTGGCTATAGCCATTCAGCATGAGATGGATCACCTTGAAGGTATTTTATTTATAGACAAGCTCTCCTATGCAAGACGAAAGAAGTTTGAAAAAGAGTATAAAAAAATGCAAAAAGAGAGAAAAAACAGCAAATAA
- the prfA gene encoding peptide chain release factor 1, whose protein sequence is MLADKLTPFINRYNELSELLSSPDITSDIKRMTELSKEQSSLLPIVEKTKEYKALLEEISDSKEMLSDPEMGDMAKEELKELEPQVSVLEEEIKMLLLPKDPNDDRNIIVELRAGAGGDEAAIFVGDLFDAYTRYADLKGWKIELMSTSPSDAGGYKEVIALIKGEQVYSRLKYEGGTHRVQRVPQTESQGRVHTSAITVAVMAEVDDVEIEINENDLKIDVMRSSGCGGQSVNTTDSAVRITHLPTGLVVTNQDQKSQHKNREKAMKVLKARLYDLQMQEAQAEDAAQRAAQVGTGDRSGRIRTYNYPQNRISDHRINLTLYRLNEIMSGGLLDEIIEPLIADHQAKIVEAAGL, encoded by the coding sequence ATGTTAGCAGATAAACTTACACCGTTTATCAACCGCTATAACGAACTTAGCGAACTGCTAAGTTCACCTGACATCACTTCTGACATCAAACGGATGACAGAACTTTCCAAAGAACAGTCTTCCCTTTTACCGATCGTTGAAAAAACAAAAGAGTACAAAGCGCTTTTAGAAGAAATCAGTGACTCAAAAGAGATGCTCTCAGACCCGGAAATGGGTGATATGGCAAAAGAAGAACTTAAAGAGCTTGAACCACAGGTCTCCGTTTTGGAAGAAGAGATAAAAATGCTCCTTCTTCCAAAAGACCCGAATGATGACAGAAATATCATCGTAGAACTTCGTGCCGGTGCCGGTGGAGATGAAGCGGCAATCTTTGTCGGAGACCTGTTTGATGCCTATACACGCTATGCAGATTTAAAAGGCTGGAAAATAGAACTGATGAGTACTTCTCCTTCAGATGCAGGCGGATACAAAGAGGTTATAGCCCTTATCAAAGGGGAACAGGTTTACAGCAGGTTGAAATACGAAGGCGGTACACACAGAGTACAACGCGTACCACAGACAGAAAGTCAGGGTCGTGTGCATACTTCGGCTATTACCGTTGCAGTTATGGCTGAGGTTGATGATGTTGAAATTGAGATTAACGAGAATGATCTAAAAATTGATGTGATGCGTTCGTCAGGTTGTGGAGGGCAGTCTGTCAACACTACCGACTCCGCTGTTCGCATTACGCACCTGCCGACAGGCCTTGTTGTCACAAACCAGGATCAAAAATCACAGCATAAAAACAGAGAAAAAGCAATGAAAGTTCTAAAAGCAAGACTTTATGATTTACAAATGCAAGAAGCTCAAGCCGAAGATGCCGCACAGCGTGCCGCACAGGTAGGTACCGGCGACAGAAGCGGAAGAATCAGAACCTATAACTATCCGCAAAACCGTATCAGTGACCATAGAATCAATTTGACTCTCTATCGGTTAAATGAAATTATGAGTGGTGGACTGCTTGATGAAATTATCGAACCACTCATAGCAGACCATCAGGCAAAAATTGTAGAAGCAGCAGGACTGTAA